One Streptomyces lincolnensis genomic region harbors:
- a CDS encoding FtsW/RodA/SpoVE family cell cycle protein, with protein sequence MTKAGTSVRTADPPTPAVRLPRRRGIELALIVLAVLLSVYGYCAVGFARNGTVPPGAAGYGAGLGVLALMAHLAVRWRAPYGDPLLLPIGVLLNGLGLVLIYRLDLETPGDRAAPTQLVWSTLGVALFIVVVLLLRDHRVLQRYSYVCVVAALVLLTLPIFFPAVNGARIWIRIAGFSIQPGEFAKVLLAVFFAAYLAANRNALAYAGRRLWRLQLPTGRVLGPIVSVWLLSVGVLILERDLGTSLLFFGLFVVLLYVATGRTGWIAVGLLLASLGAVAVGWLEPHVHGRVEDWLHPFASIEAGRGPNQLAQSLFAFATGGVLGTGLGLGHSVLIGFAAKSDFILATAGEELGLAGLSAVFLLYGLLVERGYRAGLSLRDPFGRLLAVGLASIVALQVFVIAGGVTGLIPLTGMAMPFLAQGGSSVVTNWAIVALLIRVSDSARSQYDGEAIP encoded by the coding sequence ATGACCAAGGCCGGAACCTCCGTACGGACAGCGGATCCGCCCACGCCCGCCGTACGACTGCCCCGGCGCCGTGGCATCGAGCTGGCCCTCATCGTGCTCGCCGTCCTGCTGTCGGTGTACGGCTACTGCGCGGTCGGCTTCGCCAGGAACGGCACCGTCCCGCCCGGCGCCGCGGGCTACGGCGCCGGGCTCGGCGTGCTCGCGCTGATGGCGCATCTGGCGGTGCGCTGGCGTGCCCCGTACGGCGATCCACTGCTGCTCCCCATCGGGGTGCTGCTCAACGGCCTGGGCCTCGTCCTGATCTACCGGCTCGACCTGGAGACCCCGGGCGACCGGGCGGCGCCCACCCAACTCGTGTGGTCCACGCTCGGGGTGGCCCTGTTCATCGTGGTCGTCCTGCTGCTGCGCGACCACCGGGTGCTCCAGCGCTACTCCTACGTCTGTGTCGTCGCCGCGCTGGTCCTGCTCACCCTGCCGATCTTCTTCCCGGCGGTGAACGGGGCCCGGATCTGGATCCGGATCGCCGGGTTCTCCATCCAGCCGGGCGAGTTCGCGAAGGTGCTGCTCGCGGTGTTCTTCGCCGCGTACCTGGCGGCCAACCGCAACGCCCTCGCGTACGCCGGCCGCCGGCTGTGGCGGCTCCAACTGCCCACGGGACGGGTGCTCGGCCCGATCGTCTCCGTCTGGCTGCTCAGCGTCGGCGTCCTGATCCTGGAACGCGATCTCGGCACCTCGCTGCTCTTCTTCGGCCTGTTCGTCGTCCTGTTGTACGTCGCCACCGGCCGCACCGGCTGGATCGCCGTCGGTCTGCTGCTGGCCTCGCTGGGCGCGGTCGCCGTCGGCTGGCTGGAACCGCATGTGCACGGCAGGGTGGAGGACTGGCTGCACCCGTTCGCGTCGATCGAGGCGGGCCGGGGGCCGAACCAGCTGGCGCAGTCCCTGTTCGCCTTCGCGACGGGCGGTGTCCTCGGCACGGGACTCGGTCTCGGCCACTCCGTCCTCATCGGCTTCGCCGCCAAGTCGGACTTCATCCTGGCGACGGCGGGCGAGGAACTGGGCCTGGCCGGTCTGTCGGCCGTCTTCCTGCTGTACGGCCTGCTGGTGGAGCGCGGTTACCGGGCCGGGCTGTCGCTGCGCGACCCCTTCGGGCGGCTGCTCGCGGTGGGCCTCGCCTCGATCGTGGCGCTCCAGGTGTTCGTGATCGCGGGCGGCGTGACGGGCCTGATCCCGCTCACCGGCATGGCGATGCCCTTCCTCGCCCAGGGCGGCTCCTCGGTCGTCACCAACTGGGCGATCGTGGCACTGCTGATCCGGGTGAGCGACTCGGCCCGCAGCCAGTACGACGGGGAGGCGATCCCGTGA
- a CDS encoding penicillin-binding transpeptidase domain-containing protein has protein sequence MTRYIRHAAVFCALLLAALLVNATRLQVVQSRTYDDSPANRRATIARYGQPRGDILVEGRPVTGSRDTREQLRYERTYADGPLYAPVTGFASQEYGTTLLEHAEDGVLSGADPMLSPLPLWNDFTRSRNPGGDVVTTLDPAAQRAAYRGLGGRKGAVAAIEPSTGRILALVSAPSYDPAVLSGNDRSVARSWARLNGDADRPMLNRAVRQTYPPGSTFKVVTAAAALDAGVITDLDEPTDSPAPYRLPGTTTTLTNESDGCADLSLREAFKWSCNTVFAKLGVDVGVTDMAATARAFGFNDPALRIPFSVARSTFDTTMDKAQLALSSIGQYNTRATPLQMAMVAAAVAGGGQVREPYLVERTTRAGGATVATAGSRPVRQAMHPATAVRLKELMTDVVREGTGGNAAIPGATVGGKTGTAQHGILNSGTPYAWFVSWAQGEKDLEPKVAVAVVVEDASAFRQDITGGGVAAPIARAVMEAVVNSRK, from the coding sequence ATGACGCGGTACATCCGCCACGCCGCCGTCTTCTGCGCGCTGCTCCTCGCGGCGCTCCTGGTCAACGCCACCCGTCTCCAGGTTGTCCAGTCCCGCACCTACGACGACAGTCCGGCCAACCGCCGTGCCACCATCGCCCGTTACGGGCAGCCGCGCGGCGACATCCTGGTCGAGGGCAGGCCGGTGACCGGCTCCCGGGACACGCGTGAGCAGCTGCGCTACGAACGGACGTACGCGGACGGGCCGTTGTACGCGCCGGTCACCGGTTTCGCCTCGCAGGAGTACGGCACGACCCTCCTGGAACACGCGGAGGACGGCGTGCTGTCCGGCGCCGACCCGATGCTGTCGCCCCTCCCGCTGTGGAACGACTTCACCCGGTCCCGGAATCCGGGCGGAGACGTCGTGACCACCCTCGACCCGGCCGCGCAGCGGGCGGCGTACCGGGGACTGGGCGGGCGCAAGGGCGCGGTGGCCGCGATCGAGCCGTCGACCGGGCGGATCCTGGCGCTGGTGTCGGCCCCGTCGTACGACCCGGCGGTGCTGTCCGGGAACGACAGGTCGGTGGCCCGGTCCTGGGCCCGGCTGAACGGCGACGCGGACAGGCCGATGCTCAACCGGGCGGTACGGCAGACGTATCCGCCGGGTTCGACCTTCAAGGTGGTCACCGCGGCGGCGGCGCTGGACGCCGGGGTGATCACGGACCTCGACGAGCCGACCGACTCCCCCGCGCCCTACCGGCTGCCCGGGACGACGACCACGCTGACGAACGAGTCGGACGGCTGCGCGGACCTCTCGCTGCGGGAGGCCTTCAAGTGGTCCTGCAACACGGTGTTCGCGAAGCTCGGGGTGGACGTGGGCGTCACGGACATGGCGGCCACCGCGCGGGCCTTCGGCTTCAACGACCCGGCCCTGCGGATCCCGTTCTCGGTGGCGCGGAGCACCTTCGACACGACGATGGACAAGGCGCAGCTGGCACTGTCGTCGATCGGCCAGTACAACACGCGGGCCACGCCGTTGCAGATGGCGATGGTCGCGGCGGCCGTCGCGGGCGGCGGGCAGGTGCGGGAGCCGTATCTGGTGGAGCGGACGACCCGGGCGGGCGGTGCCACGGTGGCGACGGCCGGGTCGCGTCCGGTACGGCAGGCGATGCACCCGGCGACCGCCGTACGCCTCAAGGAACTGATGACGGACGTGGTGCGCGAGGGCACCGGCGGCAACGCTGCCATCCCCGGCGCCACCGTCGGCGGCAAGACCGGCACCGCCCAGCACGGCATCCTCAACTCCGGGACGCCGTACGCCTGGTTCGTGTCCTGGGCGCAGGGCGAGAAGGACCTGGAGCCGAAGGTCGCGGTGGCGGTGGTCGTGGAGGACGCCTCGGCGTTCCGGCAGGACATCACCGGTGGCGGGGTGGCCGCGCCGATCGCCCGGGCGGTGATGGAGGCGGTGGTCAACTCCAGGAAGTGA
- a CDS encoding TetR/AcrR family transcriptional regulator yields MTPAAPAYRRLSVEERRSQLLDAALTLFAHRVPEEVSLDDVAEAAGVSRPLVYRYFPGGKQQLYEAALRSAAEELEQCFDEPREGPLLSRLARALDRYLTFVDEHDAGFSALLQGGSVVETSRTTATVDGVRRAAAVHILSHLGVTEPGPRLRMTVRMWITAVEAASLIWLDEDKQPPADELRDWLVDQFVAVLSVTARRDAQTAALVETLVVDG; encoded by the coding sequence ATGACCCCAGCCGCTCCCGCCTACCGCCGCCTCAGCGTCGAGGAGCGGCGAAGTCAGCTTCTCGACGCCGCCCTGACCCTCTTCGCGCACCGCGTGCCCGAGGAGGTCTCCCTGGACGACGTGGCGGAGGCGGCCGGAGTCTCACGGCCGCTGGTGTACCGGTACTTCCCGGGCGGCAAGCAGCAGTTGTACGAGGCCGCCCTGCGTTCCGCCGCCGAGGAACTGGAGCAGTGCTTCGACGAGCCCCGCGAGGGCCCGCTCCTGAGCCGGCTGGCCCGTGCCCTGGACCGCTACCTCACCTTCGTGGACGAGCACGACGCCGGGTTCAGCGCCCTGCTCCAGGGCGGCAGCGTCGTGGAGACCTCCCGTACGACGGCCACCGTGGACGGCGTACGACGGGCCGCCGCCGTGCACATCCTCAGCCATCTGGGCGTCACGGAGCCCGGCCCCCGGCTGCGGATGACCGTCCGCATGTGGATCACGGCCGTCGAGGCGGCCTCCCTGATCTGGCTGGACGAGGACAAGCAGCCGCCCGCGGACGAGCTGCGGGACTGGCTCGTGGACCAGTTCGTGGCGGTGCTGTCGGTGACGGCGCGGCGGGACGCGCAGACCGCGGCACTGGTCGAGACGCTCGTCGTGGATGGCTGA
- a CDS encoding SH3 domain-containing protein, whose product MPLRSRLAIAVAVGAFAAAAATTPAVASDDWDPRGDGGHHHHDKPRLYKGVVTAGTLALRSAPTRGSQIIRYVHKGDIVKIFCKTGGQTIDGNPLWYLLPDGTWAWGAARYIDNIGPAPRWC is encoded by the coding sequence ATGCCCCTGCGTTCCCGTCTCGCGATAGCCGTCGCCGTCGGCGCGTTCGCCGCCGCGGCCGCCACCACTCCCGCCGTCGCGAGCGACGACTGGGACCCTCGTGGTGACGGGGGTCACCACCACCACGACAAGCCGCGCCTGTACAAGGGCGTGGTGACCGCGGGCACGCTGGCGCTGCGCAGCGCGCCGACCCGGGGTTCGCAGATCATCCGGTACGTCCACAAGGGCGACATCGTCAAGATCTTCTGCAAGACCGGCGGCCAGACCATCGACGGCAACCCGCTGTGGTACCTGCTCCCCGACGGCACCTGGGCCTGGGGCGCGGCCCGTTACATCGACAACATCGGGCCCGCGCCACGCTGGTGCTGA
- a CDS encoding protein-tyrosine phosphatase family protein, giving the protein MRTRGKEADVPAPDSPWNEIVPGLWMGGHEFGRHTGQVEQAVVRDEFDLVQTLLRLPGHGPDPGVEHHVWPIPDGPLDGTQLAGVIRLAQAACDALDQGHKVLVRCFHGYNRSGLVVAHALIRQGRSAEEAIRLIRTRRSPWALHNELFVAYLKAGLPTARLLEELAE; this is encoded by the coding sequence TTGCGGACGCGCGGGAAAGAAGCCGACGTACCGGCTCCGGACAGCCCGTGGAACGAGATCGTGCCCGGCCTGTGGATGGGCGGGCACGAGTTCGGCAGGCACACCGGACAGGTCGAGCAGGCGGTCGTGCGGGACGAGTTCGACCTCGTCCAGACGCTGTTGAGGCTGCCCGGGCACGGTCCCGATCCCGGGGTCGAGCACCATGTGTGGCCGATTCCCGACGGGCCGCTGGACGGTACCCAGCTCGCGGGGGTGATACGGCTGGCGCAGGCCGCCTGTGACGCGCTGGACCAGGGCCACAAGGTCCTCGTCCGTTGCTTTCACGGCTACAACCGCTCGGGGCTGGTCGTCGCGCACGCCCTGATCCGCCAGGGACGTTCCGCCGAGGAGGCGATCCGGCTGATCCGTACCCGGCGCTCGCCCTGGGCGCTGCACAACGAACTCTTCGTGGCGTATCTGAAGGCGGGGCTGCCGACGGCCCGGCTTCTTGAGGAACTCGCCGAGTAA
- a CDS encoding AurF N-oxygenase family protein has product MTTLTEADALDGLRDALGLLKDREQVAERLLASSAKHSFDPDKELDWEAPFEEGKWFWPPELVSLYDTPLWKRMSEEQRILLSQHEAAALASLGIWFEIILMQLLVRHIYDKAATSAHVRYALTEIEDECRHSKMFARLISQGGTPWYPVSKAHQHLGRLFKTISTTPGSFTATLLGEEVLDWMQRLTFPDERVQTLIRGVTRIHVVEEARHVRYAREELRRQMVTAPKWSQEFTRVTSGEFARVFSVAFVNPDVYTNVGLDKREALAQVKASGHRREVMQTGSKKLTDFLDDIGVLRGVGRRLWRASGLLA; this is encoded by the coding sequence ATGACGACCCTGACGGAAGCCGACGCGCTCGACGGGCTGCGAGATGCGTTGGGGCTGCTCAAGGACCGCGAGCAGGTGGCCGAGCGGCTGCTCGCCTCTTCCGCCAAGCACTCCTTCGACCCGGACAAGGAGCTGGACTGGGAGGCGCCCTTCGAGGAGGGCAAGTGGTTCTGGCCGCCGGAGCTGGTGTCGCTGTACGACACCCCGCTGTGGAAGCGGATGAGCGAGGAGCAGCGGATCCTGCTGTCGCAGCACGAGGCCGCCGCGCTGGCCTCGCTCGGCATCTGGTTCGAGATCATCCTGATGCAGCTGCTCGTCCGGCACATCTACGACAAGGCGGCGACGAGCGCGCACGTGCGGTACGCGCTCACCGAGATCGAGGACGAGTGCCGGCACTCGAAGATGTTCGCCCGGCTGATCTCCCAGGGCGGCACCCCCTGGTACCCGGTGAGCAAGGCCCACCAGCACCTCGGCCGCCTCTTCAAGACCATCTCCACCACCCCGGGCTCCTTCACCGCCACGCTGCTCGGCGAGGAGGTCCTCGACTGGATGCAGCGGCTGACCTTCCCGGACGAGCGGGTCCAGACGCTGATCCGCGGTGTGACCCGCATCCACGTGGTGGAGGAGGCCCGGCACGTCCGGTACGCCCGCGAGGAGCTGCGCCGCCAGATGGTGACCGCCCCGAAGTGGTCCCAGGAGTTCACCCGGGTCACGTCGGGTGAGTTCGCCCGCGTCTTCTCGGTCGCCTTCGTGAACCCCGACGTCTACACGAACGTGGGCCTCGACAAGCGCGAGGCCCTGGCCCAGGTGAAGGCGAGCGGGCACCGGCGGGAGGTCATGCAGACGGGGTCGAAGAAGCTGACGGACTTCCTGGACGACATCGGGGTCCTGCGAGGTGTCGGACGACGGCTGTGGAGGGCTTCGGGACTACTGGCCTGA
- a CDS encoding nuclease-related domain-containing protein, translated as MSGLRVVPTWRHGQERLYVCLTDGRNIAWYDREAARVNLLSEDRREDVLDVLGPFLTGSVAIGPPPVPTPAELARLSLHPDDDLAPNRPGEALQVDLDRDPGPAHRLRPDPRRRALAAEQAVGDALDRLDGAGWHALHSVPLPGGDRIHHLAIGPGGLFAVHTVYARKQRVAVADPIVTLGRREPAPLLRRVRADADRASYALTAEVHPVLVLVGPTDVSVTAPPRAVRVLTDSEVEGLARTGGVLKPADVEALHAMARDRNTWVRV; from the coding sequence ATGAGCGGACTGCGCGTCGTACCGACCTGGCGCCACGGTCAGGAACGGCTGTACGTCTGCCTCACGGACGGCAGGAACATCGCCTGGTACGACCGTGAGGCTGCCCGGGTCAACCTGCTCAGCGAGGACCGCAGAGAGGATGTGCTCGACGTCCTCGGGCCCTTCCTCACCGGCTCGGTGGCCATTGGCCCGCCCCCGGTGCCCACGCCCGCGGAGCTGGCCCGGCTCTCCCTCCATCCGGACGACGACCTGGCGCCCAACCGTCCCGGCGAGGCGCTCCAGGTCGACCTGGACCGGGACCCGGGCCCCGCGCACCGGCTGCGCCCCGACCCGCGCCGCCGGGCACTGGCCGCGGAACAGGCGGTGGGCGACGCCCTGGACCGGCTGGACGGCGCCGGCTGGCACGCCCTGCACTCGGTCCCGCTGCCCGGCGGAGACCGTATCCACCATCTGGCGATAGGCCCCGGCGGCCTGTTCGCCGTCCACACGGTGTACGCCCGCAAACAGCGGGTCGCGGTCGCCGATCCCATCGTCACGCTGGGGCGGCGCGAACCGGCCCCGCTGCTGCGGCGCGTGCGCGCGGACGCCGACCGGGCCTCCTACGCCCTGACGGCCGAGGTCCATCCGGTGCTCGTGCTCGTCGGACCGACGGACGTGTCGGTCACCGCGCCGCCGCGCGCGGTGCGGGTGCTGACGGACTCGGAGGTGGAGGGGCTGGCCCGGACCGGCGGGGTGCTCAAGCCGGCGGACGTGGAGGCACTGCACGCGATGGCCCGGGACCGGAACACGTGGGTGCGGGTGTGA
- a CDS encoding C40 family peptidase: MSERLLRLLRTTAVATTAAMAAGTVLVLAPPSATAVPDDPTAPGQRSVAELLTDLQRLYREAEEATETYNATEERLRRQRAETDRLEQELARARLSLHDSRGAAGRLARQQYQSSTALSPYVRLLLARDPQHALDQGHVIGRLARERAETVGRLTGDEERTAHLTRAARKALDTQLTLAARHKKDRDGVRGKLQDVEGLLASLSAEQLAALAELEKSGIDRAQKNFMASGALSDTRKPTKGGARAVRYAVRQLGKPYLWGAEGPAAYDCSGLTSEAWADAGTPVPRTSQEQWARLERIPLGQLRPGDLVVYFPEATHVALYLGDGMVVQAPRPGATVKVSPIAANPVLGAVRPDPDGKPLRRYTPPELPEGARDGSDEGFAPTSAQSATERVEGRGRVGTAGSG; the protein is encoded by the coding sequence GTGTCGGAAAGGCTTCTGCGGCTTCTGCGTACGACGGCCGTGGCGACCACGGCGGCCATGGCGGCCGGAACCGTCCTCGTCCTCGCCCCACCGTCCGCGACCGCCGTACCGGACGACCCCACGGCCCCCGGGCAGCGGTCCGTCGCCGAGCTGCTGACGGATCTTCAGCGCCTGTACCGGGAGGCCGAGGAGGCCACCGAGACGTACAACGCCACCGAGGAGCGGCTCAGGAGACAGCGCGCCGAGACCGACCGGCTGGAGCAGGAGCTCGCCCGCGCCCGCCTCTCCCTCCACGACAGCCGGGGCGCGGCCGGACGACTGGCCCGCCAGCAGTACCAGAGCAGCACCGCCCTCTCCCCGTACGTCCGTCTCCTCCTGGCCCGCGACCCCCAGCACGCCCTCGACCAGGGCCACGTCATCGGAAGGCTGGCCCGCGAACGCGCCGAGACGGTGGGCCGCCTGACCGGAGACGAGGAACGCACCGCCCACCTGACCCGCGCCGCCCGCAAGGCCCTCGACACCCAACTCACCCTCGCCGCCCGCCACAAGAAGGACCGCGACGGCGTCCGCGGGAAACTCCAGGACGTCGAAGGGCTCCTGGCCTCGCTCAGCGCCGAACAGCTCGCCGCGCTGGCCGAGTTGGAGAAGAGCGGGATCGACAGGGCGCAGAAGAATTTCATGGCGTCCGGCGCACTCAGCGACACCCGGAAGCCGACGAAGGGCGGCGCCCGGGCCGTGCGCTACGCGGTACGGCAGCTCGGGAAGCCGTACCTGTGGGGCGCGGAGGGGCCGGCGGCGTACGACTGCTCGGGGCTGACCTCCGAGGCGTGGGCGGACGCCGGGACCCCCGTCCCCCGCACCAGCCAGGAGCAGTGGGCGCGGCTCGAACGGATCCCCCTGGGGCAGCTGCGGCCCGGTGACCTGGTCGTCTACTTCCCCGAGGCCACCCACGTGGCGCTCTACCTCGGCGACGGAATGGTGGTGCAGGCCCCACGCCCCGGGGCGACGGTCAAGGTCTCCCCGATCGCGGCCAACCCGGTGCTCGGCGCCGTCCGCCCGGACCCCGACGGCAAGCCCCTGCGGCGCTACACACCGCCGGAGCTGCCCGAGGGGGCCCGGGACGGATCGGACGAGGGATTCGCCCCGACCTCCGCGCAGAGCGCGACGGAGCGTGTCGAGGGGCGGGGCCGGGTAGGTACGGCAGGCTCCGGCTGA
- a CDS encoding DUF3291 domain-containing protein, which produces MTSATAYELAQVNISRLRFPLDSPELKDFVDALDPVNASAEEADGYVWRLQSDGGDATDIKVFGDDWLIINLTVWRDTNALTAFMYQGQHREMLARRREWFERVQEAMTALWWVPTGHRPTVAEAESRLLHLRTNGPTPHAFTLRTSFPPDTQEPVTGEIPEELGCST; this is translated from the coding sequence ATGACTTCCGCCACCGCTTACGAACTCGCCCAGGTGAACATCTCCCGACTCAGGTTTCCGCTGGACTCCCCCGAGTTGAAGGACTTCGTCGACGCGCTCGACCCGGTCAACGCCTCCGCGGAGGAGGCGGACGGCTATGTGTGGCGGCTCCAGTCGGATGGGGGCGACGCGACGGACATCAAGGTCTTCGGTGACGACTGGCTGATCATCAACCTGACCGTGTGGCGGGACACGAACGCCCTGACCGCGTTCATGTACCAGGGACAGCACCGCGAGATGCTCGCCCGCCGCCGCGAGTGGTTCGAGCGCGTCCAGGAGGCCATGACCGCCCTGTGGTGGGTCCCCACCGGCCACCGCCCCACAGTCGCCGAGGCCGAGTCCCGCCTCCTCCACCTCCGCACCAACGGCCCGACACCGCACGCCTTCACCCTGCGGACGTCGTTCCCCCCGGACACCCAGGAGCCGGTGACGGGCGAGATCCCGGAGGAACTGGGGTGCTCGACCTGA
- a CDS encoding sensor histidine kinase, which yields MRRPALPRWTGALAVKAAVFITVMCCGLAALLGILVHVSVTNQTVGQARELALARLKDSTSDFEAGDSLMREAAVDPPDLPEPLRELAAAGERGTMVGERHGRATMWAAGPVDGDRTLAVAVDYSQGKRTIDALDRAILWSSALAIGVTLLVGAFAVTRVTRRLHTTAQVARRISAGDLDARVGDPRTKDPSRPEDEVAAVAAALDSMASSLQGKLLSEQRFTADVAHELRTPLTGLHAAAELLPPGRPTELVRDRVAALRTLTEDLLEISRLDTGRERLELDTEDLGALAERVVRASGTDTEVVAPRDTRVETDRRRLERVLGNLVANAHGHGAPPVVLTVEGPVVTVRDHGEGYPEYLVEHGPQRFRTEGVSKGHGLGLTIAVGQAEVLGARLVFRNAADGGAVAELTLP from the coding sequence ATGAGACGGCCCGCGCTCCCCCGCTGGACCGGTGCGCTCGCCGTGAAGGCCGCCGTCTTCATCACGGTGATGTGCTGCGGGCTCGCGGCGCTGCTCGGCATCCTCGTGCACGTCTCGGTGACCAACCAGACCGTCGGCCAGGCGCGCGAACTCGCCCTGGCCCGGCTGAAGGACTCCACGTCCGACTTCGAGGCCGGGGACTCGCTGATGCGCGAGGCCGCGGTCGATCCGCCCGACCTGCCCGAGCCGCTGCGGGAACTGGCGGCGGCCGGGGAGCGCGGCACCATGGTCGGCGAGCGGCACGGCCGCGCCACGATGTGGGCGGCGGGCCCGGTCGACGGCGACCGGACCCTGGCCGTGGCGGTCGACTACTCCCAGGGCAAGCGCACCATCGACGCCCTCGACCGGGCGATCCTCTGGTCGTCGGCGCTGGCGATCGGGGTGACGCTCCTTGTGGGCGCCTTCGCGGTGACCCGGGTGACGCGGCGGCTGCACACCACCGCCCAGGTGGCCCGGCGGATCAGCGCGGGCGACCTGGACGCACGGGTCGGCGATCCCCGGACGAAGGACCCGAGCCGTCCCGAGGACGAGGTGGCCGCGGTCGCCGCCGCGCTGGACTCGATGGCCTCCTCGTTGCAGGGCAAGCTCCTGAGCGAGCAGCGGTTCACCGCCGACGTGGCCCACGAGTTGCGTACGCCGTTGACGGGGCTGCACGCGGCGGCCGAGCTGCTGCCGCCCGGGCGGCCGACCGAGCTGGTGCGGGACCGGGTGGCCGCGCTGCGGACGCTCACCGAGGATCTGCTGGAGATCTCGCGGCTGGACACCGGGCGGGAGCGGCTGGAGCTGGACACCGAGGACCTGGGGGCGCTGGCCGAGCGGGTGGTGCGGGCGTCGGGGACGGACACGGAGGTCGTCGCTCCGCGGGACACGCGGGTCGAGACGGACCGGCGGCGGCTGGAGCGGGTGCTGGGGAATCTGGTGGCCAACGCCCATGGGCACGGGGCGCCGCCGGTGGTGCTGACCGTGGAGGGGCCCGTGGTGACCGTGCGGGATCACGGCGAGGGGTATCCGGAGTATCTCGTGGAGCACGGGCCGCAGCGGTTCCGTACGGAGGGGGTCTCCAAGGGGCACGGGCTGGGTCTGACCATCGCCGTGGGGCAGGCGGAGGTGTTGGGGGCGCGGCTCGTCTTCCGCAACGCGGCGGACGGAGGCGCGGTGGCCGAGCTGACGTTGCCGTGA